A section of the Candidatus Binatia bacterium genome encodes:
- the ddlA gene encoding D-alanine--D-alanine ligase A yields MVQSYRGTSLVGESTTSVGVLFGGKSPEHEVSVRSAATVIRALREAGYEVVAIGLDRQGRWLLLRESELEECIAAGHVADAGQPIELLPGAGAFAFRGSPRPVDVVFPVLHGRFGEDGCVQGLLELLDLPYVGAGVLGSAIGMDKEVQKQLLHAAGLPVVPYTVVRRVEWPQFASRVLGWAQDAPLPVFVKPANLGSSVGVAKAEDEAQLHEAVTLAFRFDSKVLVEKAYRVREIECAVLGNDEPVASVPGEIKPRHEFYSYEAKYLDPNGAELLVPAPIPDNLASQIRQLACRVFRVLQCAGMARVDFFLTDEGAIFINEINTIPGFTNISMYPTLWAASGVPLPQLVRRLVELALERYSESKRILSGRR; encoded by the coding sequence ATGGTACAAAGCTACCGAGGCACGAGTTTGGTGGGTGAGTCTACGACCAGTGTTGGGGTTCTTTTTGGTGGAAAATCTCCGGAGCACGAGGTGTCGGTTCGCTCCGCCGCCACCGTCATCCGAGCGCTGCGCGAGGCAGGCTACGAGGTCGTCGCCATCGGGCTAGACCGCCAAGGACGGTGGTTGTTGTTGCGTGAGTCCGAACTCGAAGAATGTATCGCCGCGGGGCACGTGGCGGACGCCGGCCAGCCCATCGAACTGTTACCCGGTGCTGGTGCGTTCGCTTTTCGGGGTTCCCCACGCCCAGTGGATGTGGTGTTTCCCGTGTTACACGGCCGATTTGGAGAAGACGGTTGCGTGCAAGGACTGCTCGAACTCCTCGATCTACCGTACGTGGGTGCGGGAGTGCTCGGATCCGCAATTGGGATGGACAAGGAGGTTCAAAAGCAACTCTTGCACGCGGCCGGTCTACCCGTTGTGCCGTACACAGTCGTTCGCCGTGTGGAGTGGCCCCAGTTTGCGTCGCGAGTACTGGGTTGGGCGCAAGATGCGCCGCTACCGGTCTTTGTGAAGCCTGCGAATCTGGGGTCCTCGGTCGGAGTGGCAAAAGCCGAGGACGAAGCGCAGCTTCACGAGGCTGTCACTCTAGCCTTCCGGTTCGACAGCAAGGTGCTGGTCGAAAAGGCCTATCGGGTTCGGGAGATCGAATGCGCTGTCCTCGGCAACGATGAACCCGTGGCTTCCGTCCCCGGGGAAATCAAGCCGCGCCACGAGTTTTATTCTTACGAGGCCAAGTATCTCGATCCAAACGGCGCAGAGCTGCTCGTGCCAGCGCCAATTCCTGACAATCTAGCCTCCCAAATTCGCCAACTCGCCTGCCGCGTGTTCCGCGTTCTTCAGTGTGCCGGTATGGCACGGGTGGATTTTTTCCTCACCGACGAAGGCGCCATCTTCATAAATGAAATCAACACCATTCCGGGTTTCACCAACATCAGCATGTATCCCACTTTGTGGGCAGCCAGTGGCGTCCCGCTGCCGCAATTAGTTCGTCGCCTCGTTGAATTAGCCCTCGAGCGCTATTCGGAATCGAAGCGGATTTTATCCGGCCGGCGTTAA